A DNA window from Streptomyces bacillaris contains the following coding sequences:
- a CDS encoding HAD family hydrolase: protein MIRAVVFDVGECLVDETREYGTWADWLGVPRHTFAAQFGAVIAQGRDYRETFQVFRPGFDLYAEREARAVAGQPEHFDESDLYPDVRDSLAALRADGLWLGIAGNQTVRAGGILRSLFAQDVDLIGTSDDWGASKPDPEFFVRVAEVVPAEPSEILYVGDRVDNDLRPAVAAGMRTALVHRGPWATIQWETEEARRLPTFRVESLLELSPLIQQFNVREP, encoded by the coding sequence ATGATTCGTGCAGTGGTGTTCGACGTCGGTGAGTGCCTGGTGGACGAGACCCGCGAGTACGGCACCTGGGCGGACTGGCTCGGGGTCCCCCGCCACACCTTTGCCGCGCAGTTCGGCGCAGTGATCGCCCAGGGGAGGGACTACCGCGAGACGTTCCAGGTCTTCCGCCCCGGCTTCGACCTCTACGCCGAGCGAGAGGCACGGGCAGTCGCCGGGCAACCGGAGCACTTCGACGAGTCGGACCTGTACCCCGACGTACGCGACTCCCTGGCAGCGTTGCGTGCGGACGGCCTCTGGCTCGGTATCGCGGGTAACCAGACGGTCCGGGCGGGCGGCATCCTGAGAAGTCTGTTCGCCCAGGATGTCGACCTGATCGGCACCTCGGACGACTGGGGCGCGTCGAAACCCGACCCCGAGTTCTTCGTGCGCGTCGCCGAGGTAGTTCCGGCCGAGCCCAGCGAGATTCTCTACGTCGGTGACCGCGTCGACAACGACCTCCGGCCCGCCGTCGCGGCAGGCATGCGTACGGCGCTCGTGCACCGCGGGCCTTGGGCGACGATCCAGTGGGAGACGGAGGAGGCGAGGAGGCTCCCCACCTTCCGGGTGGAGAGCCTCCTCGAACTGTCACCTCTGATCCAGCAGTTCAACGTCCGAGAGCCCTGA
- a CDS encoding HD domain-containing protein, whose product MAGDDLSAVGRFLYEAGTLRHARRIGWWMAGVRDPESVAEHSWRTALIATIIAKLEGADADKLECMLQGIEYKAQGYENAQRWIDNSRGRLTTETANRLADELLAQGSIDLLRSALGEERG is encoded by the coding sequence CTGGCCGGTGACGACCTGTCCGCAGTGGGCCGCTTCCTGTACGAGGCGGGCACACTCAGGCACGCCCGCCGCATCGGGTGGTGGATGGCCGGGGTCCGGGACCCCGAGAGCGTGGCCGAGCACTCGTGGCGTACGGCGCTGATCGCCACGATCATCGCGAAGCTGGAGGGCGCCGACGCGGACAAGCTGGAGTGCATGCTTCAGGGCATCGAGTACAAGGCCCAGGGTTACGAGAACGCCCAACGCTGGATCGACAACAGCCGGGGGCGTCTCACCACCGAAACCGCGAACCGGCTGGCGGACGAGCTGCTGGCGCAGGGCAGCATCGACTTGCTGCGATCGGCTCTGGGAGAGGAGCGGGGATAG
- a CDS encoding nuclear transport factor 2 family protein, whose amino-acid sequence MQEEQEETARSAIDTFISAFNASDDSYVTALLSQALTSDVVFWGPLGRSEGIEAVERFVLDIRRHPAGTGTMVRCSAVDMPDEWARYQWVFTTPDGGPRLAGTDVVHLRRSLIDQVIVFAGEIEPAAS is encoded by the coding sequence ATGCAGGAAGAGCAGGAAGAGACCGCCCGGTCCGCGATCGACACGTTCATCTCCGCGTTCAACGCCTCGGACGACAGCTATGTGACTGCGCTGCTCTCCCAGGCCCTCACCTCGGACGTGGTCTTCTGGGGGCCGTTGGGCCGCAGCGAGGGGATCGAGGCGGTCGAGCGGTTCGTGCTGGACATCCGGCGCCACCCCGCGGGGACCGGCACGATGGTGCGCTGTTCGGCGGTGGACATGCCCGACGAGTGGGCCCGGTACCAGTGGGTCTTCACGACGCCGGATGGAGGCCCCCGCCTGGCGGGAACGGACGTTGTCCATCTGCGGCGGAGCCTCATCGACCAGGTCATCGTCTTCGCGGGGGAGATCGAGCCAGCCGCCTCCTGA
- a CDS encoding TetR/AcrR family transcriptional regulator yields MGAVTSSSSSPSSPKAVHAPKQDRSRATRQRLLEAAVACLAEHGWAGSTVSVVAERAGVSRGAAQHHFPTREDLFTGAVEYVAEERSAALRALPVQGRAEVVAALVDLYTGPLFRAALQLWVAASNEEQLRPRVTELEARVGRETHRIAVELLGADESRPGARETVQGLLDMARGLGLANLLTDDTARRARVVAQWAALVEEGLG; encoded by the coding sequence ATGGGTGCGGTGACCTCTTCCTCCTCTTCCCCCTCCAGTCCCAAAGCGGTGCACGCGCCCAAGCAGGACCGCAGCCGGGCGACCCGGCAGCGGCTCCTGGAGGCGGCGGTGGCCTGTCTGGCCGAACACGGCTGGGCGGGCTCCACCGTCTCGGTGGTCGCCGAGCGGGCCGGGGTCTCGCGGGGCGCGGCCCAGCACCACTTCCCGACCCGCGAGGACCTGTTCACGGGGGCGGTGGAGTACGTGGCGGAGGAGCGCTCCGCCGCCCTGCGCGCGCTCCCCGTGCAGGGGCGCGCGGAGGTGGTCGCGGCGCTGGTGGACCTGTACACGGGGCCGTTGTTCCGGGCGGCGCTGCAGCTGTGGGTGGCGGCGTCGAACGAGGAGCAGTTGCGGCCGCGGGTGACGGAGCTGGAGGCGCGGGTGGGCCGCGAGACCCACCGGATCGCCGTCGAACTCCTGGGCGCCGACGAGTCCCGCCCCGGGGCCCGCGAGACGGTCCAGGGTCTGCTGGACATGGCCCGCGGCCTGGGCCTGGCCAACCTCCTCACCGACGACACCGCCCGGCGCGCGCGGGTGGTGGCGCAGTGGGCGGCGCTGGTGGAGGAGGGGCTGGGGTGA
- a CDS encoding enoyl-CoA hydratase family protein codes for MTLIVRTEERGVVTLTLDSPANRNALSAELVEEVRGSLAACAADATVRAVVLAHTGSTFCAGADLKAPPDPGAFVGLMREVVALPKPVVARVDGHVRAGGLGLLAACDIAVAGPASTFALTESRLGLAPAVISLTLLPRMDRTAAHRYFLTGERFDAAEAARIGLVTVSAEDVDKALVPVLDGVRRASPQGLAASKELVTATVLRSFDQYAEDLIARSAELFASDEAREGMTAFLERRDPVWVR; via the coding sequence GTGACTCTGATCGTACGGACGGAGGAGCGGGGCGTCGTCACGCTGACGCTCGACTCCCCGGCCAACCGCAACGCGCTCTCGGCGGAGCTGGTGGAGGAGGTGCGCGGGTCCCTGGCGGCCTGCGCCGCCGACGCCACCGTACGGGCGGTGGTGCTGGCCCACACCGGGTCGACGTTCTGCGCGGGGGCGGACCTGAAGGCGCCGCCGGACCCGGGGGCGTTCGTGGGGCTGATGCGGGAGGTCGTGGCGCTGCCGAAGCCGGTGGTGGCGCGGGTCGACGGGCACGTCCGGGCGGGCGGCCTGGGCCTGCTGGCCGCGTGCGACATCGCTGTGGCGGGCCCGGCGTCGACGTTCGCGCTCACGGAGTCGCGGCTGGGGCTGGCCCCGGCGGTCATCTCGCTGACGCTGCTGCCGCGCATGGACCGTACGGCGGCGCACCGGTACTTCCTCACGGGGGAGCGGTTCGACGCGGCGGAGGCGGCGCGGATCGGCCTGGTGACGGTCTCCGCCGAGGACGTGGACAAGGCGCTCGTCCCGGTCCTGGACGGGGTGCGCAGGGCGTCACCGCAGGGGCTGGCCGCATCGAAGGAGCTGGTCACGGCTACGGTGCTGAGAAGCTTCGACCAGTACGCCGAAGACCTCATCGCCCGCTCAGCGGAACTGTTCGCCTCCGACGAGGCGAGGGAGGGGATGACGGCCTTCCTCGAACGACGGGACCCGGTATGGGTGCGGTGA
- a CDS encoding 4-coumarate--CoA ligase family protein, with the protein MVFRSEYADVPALDTPIHEAVLGGAAEFGDTVALIDGVNGTTLTYAQLDGFHRRIAAALAEAGLRKGDVLALHSPNTIAYPAVFYGATRAGASVTTVHPLATPEEFAKQLADSGAKWIVTVSPLLDTARRAAELTGGVQEIYVCDQAEGHTSVLDMLASTAPEPTVAIAPGEDVAALPYSSGTTGTPKGVMLTHRSIGTNLEQLRPFIPMGEGDRILAILPFFHIYGLTALMNAPLRSGSTVVVLPRFDLVQFLAAIQTHRITGLYVAPPIVLALAKHPLVGEYDLSSLRYIVSAAAPLDAELAEACSARLGLPPVRQAYGMTELSPGTHVVPLSAERPPPGTVGRLLPNTEMRIVSLEDPARDAEPGTDGEILIRGPQVMKGYLGRPDATADMIDADGWVHTGDVGRVDEDGWLYVVDRVKELIKYKGYQVAPAELEALLLTHEQVADAAVIGVYDAEGNEVPKAFLVRSPGAEGLTEDDVLAYVAERVSPYKKVRQAEFVDVVPRAASGKILRRELRDREKTDHSGISEER; encoded by the coding sequence ATGGTGTTCCGCAGTGAGTACGCAGACGTACCGGCCCTCGACACACCCATCCACGAAGCGGTCCTCGGCGGGGCCGCGGAGTTCGGTGACACGGTCGCCCTGATCGACGGGGTGAACGGCACCACCCTCACGTACGCCCAGCTCGACGGCTTCCACCGCCGGATCGCCGCCGCACTCGCGGAGGCCGGACTGCGGAAGGGCGATGTCCTCGCCCTGCACAGCCCGAACACCATCGCGTACCCGGCGGTCTTCTACGGCGCCACGCGCGCCGGCGCCTCGGTCACGACGGTCCACCCGCTGGCCACGCCCGAGGAGTTCGCCAAGCAGCTGGCCGACAGCGGTGCGAAGTGGATCGTCACCGTCTCCCCGCTCCTGGACACGGCCCGCCGCGCGGCCGAACTCACCGGCGGCGTACAGGAGATCTACGTCTGCGACCAGGCGGAGGGCCACACCTCCGTCCTGGACATGCTGGCCTCCACCGCCCCCGAACCGACCGTCGCCATCGCCCCTGGCGAGGACGTCGCCGCCCTCCCGTACAGCTCCGGTACGACGGGCACGCCCAAGGGCGTGATGCTGACGCACCGGTCGATCGGGACGAACCTGGAGCAGCTGAGGCCGTTCATCCCGATGGGGGAGGGCGACCGAATTCTCGCGATTCTTCCGTTTTTTCATATTTATGGGCTCACGGCCCTCATGAACGCCCCCCTCCGCTCCGGCTCCACGGTCGTCGTCCTGCCCCGCTTCGACCTGGTGCAGTTCCTGGCGGCCATCCAGACGCACCGCATCACCGGTCTGTACGTGGCTCCGCCGATCGTGCTGGCGCTGGCCAAGCACCCGCTCGTGGGGGAGTACGACCTGTCCTCGCTCCGCTACATCGTCAGCGCCGCCGCCCCGCTCGACGCCGAGCTGGCGGAGGCATGTTCGGCCCGGCTGGGGCTGCCGCCGGTGCGGCAGGCGTACGGGATGACGGAGCTGTCGCCCGGGACGCATGTGGTGCCGCTCTCCGCGGAGCGGCCGCCGCCGGGCACGGTGGGCAGGCTGCTGCCGAACACGGAGATGCGGATCGTGTCGCTGGAGGACCCGGCGCGGGACGCGGAGCCGGGGACGGACGGCGAGATCCTGATCCGCGGCCCGCAGGTGATGAAGGGCTACCTCGGCCGCCCCGACGCCACCGCCGACATGATCGACGCGGACGGGTGGGTGCACACGGGGGACGTCGGCCGGGTGGACGAGGACGGCTGGCTGTACGTCGTCGACCGGGTCAAGGAGCTGATCAAGTACAAGGGGTACCAGGTCGCCCCGGCCGAGCTGGAGGCGCTGCTGCTCACCCATGAGCAGGTGGCGGACGCGGCGGTGATCGGGGTGTACGACGCCGAGGGGAACGAGGTCCCGAAGGCGTTCCTCGTCCGGTCGCCGGGGGCGGAGGGGCTGACCGAGGACGACGTGCTGGCGTACGTCGCCGAGCGGGTCTCCCCGTACAAGAAGGTGCGGCAGGCCGAGTTCGTGGACGTGGTGCCCCGGGCGGCGTCCGGCAAGATCCTCCGGCGCGAGCTGCGCGACCGGGAGAAGACGGACCACTCGGGAATCTCGGAGGAACGGTGA
- a CDS encoding acyl-CoA dehydrogenase family protein, whose translation MSTVRTAALETEEHQALRAAVAALGKRYGRDYMTTVIREGSHTRELWAEAAKLGYLGVNLPEEYGGGGGGMAELSIVLEELGAAGSPLLMMIVSPAICGTVIARFGTDEQKQQWLPGLADGTLTMAFGITEPDAGSNSHRITTTARRDGTDWILTGRKVFVSGVDIADATLIVGRTEDARSGKLKPCLFIVPRDAEGFGRNAIDMELHAPEKQFELVLDDVRLPADALVGDEDAGLLQLFAGLNPERIMTAAFGIGMGRFALGRAVEYARTRQVWKDPIGAHQAIAHPLATAHIDLELSRLMMQKAARLYDEGDDIGAGEAANMAKYAAGEACVKAVDQAVHTLGGNGLTREYGLASLITASRVARIAPVSREMILNYVSHQSLGLPKSY comes from the coding sequence ATGAGCACCGTCCGCACCGCCGCACTCGAAACCGAAGAGCACCAGGCGCTCCGCGCCGCCGTCGCCGCCCTCGGTAAGCGGTACGGGCGCGACTACATGACCACCGTCATCCGCGAGGGCTCCCACACCCGCGAGCTGTGGGCGGAGGCCGCCAAGCTCGGCTACCTGGGCGTGAACCTGCCCGAGGAGTACGGCGGCGGGGGCGGCGGCATGGCCGAACTCTCCATCGTGCTGGAGGAGTTGGGGGCGGCGGGCTCCCCGCTCCTGATGATGATCGTGTCCCCCGCGATCTGCGGCACGGTCATCGCCCGCTTCGGCACGGACGAGCAGAAGCAGCAGTGGCTGCCGGGCCTGGCCGACGGCACCCTCACCATGGCCTTCGGCATCACCGAGCCGGACGCCGGCTCCAACTCCCACCGGATCACCACCACCGCCCGCCGCGACGGCACGGACTGGATCCTCACCGGCCGCAAGGTCTTCGTGTCGGGCGTCGACATAGCCGACGCCACACTGATCGTGGGCCGTACGGAGGACGCCCGGTCGGGCAAGCTCAAGCCGTGCCTGTTCATCGTCCCGCGTGATGCGGAGGGCTTCGGCCGGAACGCGATCGACATGGAACTCCACGCCCCCGAGAAGCAGTTCGAGCTGGTACTCGACGACGTACGGCTGCCCGCCGACGCCCTGGTCGGGGACGAGGACGCGGGGCTGCTCCAGCTCTTCGCGGGGCTGAACCCCGAGCGGATCATGACGGCCGCGTTCGGGATCGGGATGGGCCGGTTCGCGCTGGGCCGGGCCGTCGAGTACGCCCGGACCCGCCAGGTCTGGAAGGACCCGATCGGCGCCCACCAGGCCATCGCCCACCCGCTCGCCACCGCCCACATCGACCTGGAGCTGTCGCGGCTGATGATGCAGAAGGCGGCCCGGCTCTACGACGAGGGCGACGACATCGGGGCGGGCGAGGCGGCCAACATGGCCAAGTACGCGGCGGGCGAGGCCTGCGTCAAGGCGGTCGACCAGGCGGTCCACACCCTCGGCGGCAACGGCCTGACCCGCGAGTACGGGCTCGCCTCCCTGATCACGGCCTCCCGGGTGGCCCGGATCGCACCGGTCAGCCGGGAGATGATCCTGAACTACGTCTCACACCAGTCGCTGGGCCTGCCGAAGTCGTACTGA
- a CDS encoding acyl-CoA carboxylase subunit beta → MTVLPTALDTNSPEYEANRAALLEKLAALEAEHAKALAGGGEKYVTRHRKRGKLPARERIELLVDPDTPFLELSPLAAWGSDYAVGASLITGIGVVEGVECLITANDPTVRGGASNPWTLKKALRANEIAFANRLPCISLVESGGADLPSQKEIFIPGGALFRDITRLSAAGIPTVAVVFGNSTAGGAYVPGMSDHAVMIRERSKVFLGGPPLVKMATGEESDDESLGGAEMHARTSGLADHFAVDEQDAIRQARRIVARFNWRKAHPGPGPAEPPKYDAEELLGIVPGDLKVPFDPREVIARLVDGSDFDAFKPLYGTSLVTGWARLHGYPVGILANAQGVLFSEESQKAAQFIQLANQRDIPLLFLHNTTGYMVGKEYEQGGIIKHGAMMINAVANSRVPHLSVLMGASYGAGHYGMCGRAYDPRFLFAWPSSKSAVMGPQQLAGVLSIVARASAAAKGMPYDDEADARLRAMVEQQIEAESLPMFLSGRLYDDGVIDPRDTRTVLGMCLSAIHTAPVEGARGGFGVFRM, encoded by the coding sequence ATGACCGTCCTGCCCACCGCGCTCGACACCAACAGTCCTGAGTACGAGGCCAATCGGGCCGCCCTGCTGGAGAAGCTCGCCGCCCTGGAGGCCGAGCACGCCAAGGCGCTCGCGGGCGGCGGCGAGAAGTACGTCACCCGCCACCGCAAGCGCGGCAAACTCCCCGCCCGCGAGCGGATCGAACTGCTCGTCGACCCCGACACCCCGTTCCTGGAGCTGTCGCCGCTGGCCGCCTGGGGCAGCGACTACGCGGTCGGCGCCTCGCTCATCACCGGGATCGGGGTGGTGGAGGGCGTCGAGTGCCTGATCACCGCCAACGACCCGACCGTACGCGGCGGGGCGTCGAACCCCTGGACGCTGAAGAAGGCCCTGCGCGCCAACGAGATCGCCTTCGCCAACCGGCTGCCGTGCATCAGCCTGGTGGAGTCGGGCGGCGCCGATCTGCCCTCCCAGAAGGAGATCTTCATCCCGGGCGGGGCGCTCTTCCGGGACATCACCCGGCTCTCGGCGGCCGGAATCCCCACCGTGGCCGTGGTGTTCGGCAACTCGACCGCCGGAGGCGCGTACGTCCCCGGGATGTCCGACCACGCCGTGATGATCCGCGAACGCTCCAAGGTCTTCCTCGGCGGGCCGCCGCTGGTGAAGATGGCCACCGGCGAGGAGAGCGACGACGAGTCCCTCGGCGGGGCCGAGATGCACGCCCGTACCTCGGGGCTGGCCGACCACTTCGCCGTCGACGAGCAGGACGCGATCCGGCAGGCCCGGCGGATCGTCGCCCGCTTCAACTGGCGCAAGGCGCACCCCGGCCCCGGGCCCGCCGAGCCGCCGAAGTACGACGCGGAGGAGCTGCTCGGGATCGTGCCGGGCGATCTGAAGGTGCCCTTCGACCCGCGCGAGGTGATCGCCCGGCTGGTCGACGGCTCGGACTTCGACGCGTTCAAGCCGCTGTACGGGACGAGCCTGGTCACGGGGTGGGCGCGGCTGCACGGCTATCCGGTCGGCATCCTCGCCAACGCGCAGGGCGTTCTCTTCAGCGAGGAGTCGCAGAAGGCCGCCCAGTTCATCCAGTTGGCGAATCAGCGGGACATTCCGCTGCTCTTCCTCCACAACACCACCGGCTACATGGTCGGCAAGGAGTACGAGCAGGGCGGCATCATCAAGCACGGCGCGATGATGATCAACGCCGTCGCCAACTCCCGTGTCCCGCACCTGTCGGTGCTCATGGGCGCCTCGTACGGGGCCGGGCACTACGGCATGTGCGGGCGTGCCTACGACCCGCGCTTCCTCTTCGCCTGGCCGAGCAGCAAGTCCGCCGTCATGGGCCCGCAGCAGCTCGCCGGGGTCCTCTCCATCGTGGCCCGCGCGTCGGCCGCCGCGAAGGGGATGCCGTACGACGACGAGGCGGACGCCAGGCTGCGCGCCATGGTGGAGCAGCAGATCGAGGCCGAGTCGCTGCCGATGTTCCTGTCGGGCCGGCTGTACGACGACGGGGTGATCGACCCGCGCGACACCCGGACCGTCCTCGGGATGTGCCTGTCCGCGATCCACACCGCACCGGTCGAGGGCGCCCGCGGCGGCTTCGGCGTCTTCCGGATGTGA
- a CDS encoding acyclic terpene utilization AtuA family protein translates to MGNASGFYGDRFDAVREMLTGGPLDVLTGDYLAELTMLILGRSRLKDPEKGYATTFLRQLEEGLGLAHERGVRIVANAGGLNPAGLADAVRKLAAKVGVPVAVAHVEGDSLPVPDGFLTANAYLGGAGIAACLRAGADIVVTGRVTDAALVTGPAAAHFGWGPDDLDALAGAVVAGHVLECGTQATGGNYAFFGRHDVRRPGFPLAEIHADGSSVITKHAGTGGVVDIGTVTAQLLYETGGARYAGPDVTARLDTVRLTPDGPDRVRVDGVRGEAPPPTLKAGLTRLGGWRNEVVFVLTGLDLEAKSLLVQDQFSDALERGGGRLPAEVRWELVRTDRPDADTEERASALLRLTVRDQDAEAVGRAVSGAAVELALGSYPGFHVTAPPGKGAPYGVFEAIHVPVEEVEHIAVLPDGSRVIVEPPPCTQELGDVDAPPLPDPYPSSAPTRRAPLGLVAGARSGDKGGDANVGVWVCSDDAWRWLAHELTVERLKELLPETRDLTVVRHVLPNLRALNFTVHGLLGEGVASQARFDPQAKAVGEWLRSRWLPIPVALLDGADPVPEVTA, encoded by the coding sequence ATCGGCAACGCCTCCGGCTTCTACGGGGACCGCTTCGATGCCGTGCGCGAGATGCTCACCGGCGGTCCCCTCGACGTCCTCACCGGCGACTATCTGGCCGAGCTGACCATGCTCATCCTCGGCCGCAGCCGCCTCAAGGACCCGGAGAAGGGGTACGCCACCACCTTCCTGCGGCAGCTCGAAGAAGGTCTCGGCCTCGCCCATGAGCGCGGGGTGAGGATCGTCGCCAATGCGGGCGGGCTGAACCCGGCCGGACTGGCGGACGCCGTACGGAAGTTGGCGGCCAAGGTCGGGGTCCCGGTCGCTGTCGCCCATGTCGAGGGCGACAGCCTGCCCGTGCCCGACGGGTTCCTCACCGCCAACGCCTACCTCGGCGGAGCCGGGATCGCCGCCTGTCTGCGGGCCGGGGCCGACATCGTCGTCACCGGCCGGGTCACCGACGCGGCCCTCGTCACCGGCCCGGCCGCCGCCCACTTCGGCTGGGGACCCGACGACCTGGACGCCCTCGCCGGGGCCGTGGTCGCCGGGCACGTCCTGGAGTGCGGCACGCAGGCGACCGGCGGCAACTACGCCTTCTTCGGCAGGCACGACGTGCGCCGCCCCGGCTTCCCGCTCGCCGAGATCCATGCCGACGGGTCCTCCGTGATCACCAAGCACGCCGGTACGGGAGGCGTCGTCGACATCGGGACGGTCACCGCCCAGCTCCTGTACGAGACCGGGGGAGCCCGGTACGCCGGACCCGACGTCACCGCCCGCCTCGACACCGTACGGCTCACGCCCGACGGCCCGGACCGGGTGCGCGTCGACGGGGTGCGCGGAGAGGCCCCGCCGCCCACCCTCAAGGCCGGGCTCACCCGGCTCGGCGGCTGGCGCAACGAGGTCGTGTTCGTCCTCACGGGGCTGGATCTGGAGGCCAAATCCCTTCTCGTGCAGGACCAGTTCAGCGATGCCCTGGAGCGGGGCGGCGGGCGGCTGCCGGCCGAGGTGCGGTGGGAGCTGGTCCGTACCGACCGGCCCGACGCCGACACCGAGGAGCGGGCCAGCGCGCTGCTCCGGCTCACCGTCCGGGACCAGGACGCGGAGGCGGTGGGCCGGGCGGTCTCCGGGGCCGCCGTCGAACTGGCCCTCGGCAGCTATCCGGGCTTCCATGTCACCGCCCCGCCCGGAAAGGGCGCGCCCTACGGGGTGTTCGAGGCGATCCACGTACCGGTGGAAGAGGTCGAGCACATCGCCGTGCTGCCGGACGGGAGCCGTGTGATCGTCGAACCTCCTCCCTGTACGCAGGAGTTGGGTGACGTCGACGCGCCGCCGCTCCCCGACCCGTACCCGTCCTCCGCCCCCACCCGCCGTGCTCCCCTCGGGCTCGTCGCCGGTGCCCGCAGCGGGGACAAGGGCGGCGACGCCAACGTGGGCGTCTGGGTGTGCAGCGACGACGCCTGGCGGTGGCTGGCGCATGAGCTGACCGTGGAGAGGCTGAAAGAACTCCTGCCGGAGACCCGCGACTTGACCGTCGTACGCCATGTCCTGCCCAACCTGCGCGCCCTCAACTTCACCGTGCACGGCCTCCTGGGGGAGGGCGTCGCGTCCCAGGCGCGGTTCGATCCGCAGGCCAAGGCGGTGGGGGAGTGGCTGCGGTCGCGGTGGCTGCCGATCCCCGTGGCCCTGCTGGACGGCGCCGACCCCGTACCGGAGGTGACCGCATGA
- a CDS encoding TIGR03084 family metal-binding protein produces the protein MSDVAAVVDDLREESGELDALVGALGEEAWRGATPAEGWTVAHQIAHLAWTDEVALLAATEPERFGGEVAKALAAPDAFVDEAADALVAAHAPRALLARWREGRRRLDTVLREAPAGARIPWYGPPMSVASMATARLMETWAHGQDIADALGVTRTPTARLRHVARIGVRARNYAYAVRGIEAPGEEFRVELRSPEGELIAYGPEGAAQRVTGPLLDFCLLVTQRAHRSDLAVTAEGSEADRWLSIAQAFAGPPGPGRPPRAERAGRAEQAGRAEQAEQAVRDEQAVRAERAVRGDR, from the coding sequence GTGTCCGATGTCGCAGCGGTGGTCGACGATCTGCGCGAGGAGAGCGGCGAACTCGACGCGCTGGTCGGGGCGTTGGGCGAGGAGGCCTGGCGGGGGGCGACGCCCGCCGAGGGGTGGACCGTCGCCCACCAGATCGCCCACCTCGCCTGGACCGACGAGGTCGCGCTGCTGGCCGCCACCGAGCCCGAGCGGTTCGGGGGCGAGGTGGCGAAGGCGCTCGCCGCCCCCGACGCCTTCGTCGACGAGGCCGCCGACGCCCTGGTCGCCGCCCACGCCCCACGCGCCCTGCTCGCCCGGTGGCGGGAGGGGCGGCGGCGGCTCGACACGGTGCTGCGGGAGGCCCCGGCGGGGGCCCGGATCCCCTGGTACGGGCCGCCGATGAGCGTCGCCTCCATGGCGACCGCCCGGCTGATGGAGACCTGGGCCCACGGCCAGGACATCGCCGACGCCCTCGGGGTCACCCGGACCCCCACCGCCCGGCTCCGGCATGTCGCCCGGATCGGGGTGCGGGCCCGGAACTACGCCTACGCGGTACGGGGGATCGAGGCGCCGGGGGAGGAGTTCCGGGTCGAACTCCGCTCTCCCGAGGGTGAATTGATCGCGTACGGCCCCGAAGGCGCCGCCCAGCGTGTCACCGGGCCGCTCCTCGACTTCTGCCTCCTGGTCACCCAGCGCGCCCATCGCTCCGACCTCGCCGTCACCGCCGAGGGGAGCGAGGCCGACCGGTGGCTCTCCATCGCCCAGGCCTTCGCCGGACCGCCCGGACCGGGCCGCCCACCCCGCGCCGAGCGAGCCGGACGAGCTGAGCAAGCGGGACGAGCTGAGCAAGCCGAGCAAGCCGTACGAGACGAGCAAGCCGTACGCGCCGAGCGAGCCGTACGAGGTGACCGGTGA
- a CDS encoding NUDIX domain-containing protein yields the protein MTAEPHLVNPHFDGDRLVLEEHREADHVRYLFPGTGTGPGGALRALTLAEALHARIGPAGTAEAVLRAWAQGAGAAEAVEAVEVKVADPAAVPPVRVRAGAIVIRDGHVLLIHFREPDEGGPHYEIPGGGVEAGETPEEAAVRELREETGLHGSVGRKVARVWKEGRHEHYFLMTAEGSIGPAETLDTYGGTPVWIPVPDLPALPLWPRRLSWRIEHWHRTGWPTPPAELADSITDLQAPCTW from the coding sequence ATGACTGCCGAACCCCACCTGGTGAACCCGCACTTCGACGGCGACCGGCTCGTCCTGGAGGAACACCGCGAGGCAGACCACGTCCGCTACCTCTTTCCCGGTACGGGGACGGGGCCCGGTGGCGCCCTGCGCGCGCTCACCCTGGCCGAGGCCCTGCACGCGCGCATAGGGCCCGCCGGTACGGCGGAGGCCGTCCTGCGGGCCTGGGCGCAGGGGGCCGGAGCGGCGGAGGCGGTGGAGGCGGTGGAGGTGAAGGTGGCCGATCCGGCGGCTGTTCCTCCTGTACGGGTCCGGGCCGGGGCGATCGTGATCCGGGACGGGCACGTCCTGCTCATCCACTTCCGGGAGCCGGACGAGGGCGGCCCGCACTACGAGATCCCCGGCGGCGGGGTCGAGGCGGGCGAGACGCCCGAGGAGGCCGCCGTACGGGAACTCCGCGAGGAGACCGGACTCCACGGGAGCGTCGGGCGGAAGGTGGCGCGGGTCTGGAAGGAGGGCCGACACGAGCACTACTTCCTCATGACGGCCGAGGGCAGCATCGGCCCCGCCGAGACCCTGGACACCTACGGCGGCACCCCGGTCTGGATCCCCGTACCCGACCTGCCCGCCCTCCCCCTCTGGCCGCGCCGCCTCTCCTGGCGCATCGAGCACTGGCACCGCACGGGCTGGCCCACACCCCCGGCCGAACTGGCCGACTCGATCACCGACCTCCAGGCGCCCTGTACGTGGTGA